One genomic window of Salvelinus namaycush isolate Seneca chromosome 22, SaNama_1.0, whole genome shotgun sequence includes the following:
- the LOC120017687 gene encoding phytanoyl-CoA hydroxylase-interacting protein-like: MEVPNLGHNLTSPMSPCEGMIKNLSLDAIQLCEREGNKSQDSGIVEMEELPVPQNIKISNITCDSFKICWDMEPRVKERITHYFIDLNKKENKNSNKFKHKDVPTKLVAKAVPLPMTVRGHWFLSPRTEYTVAVQTASKQSDGDYAVSEWSEIIDFTTADYSTVHLTQLLEKAKVIAGRMLRFSVFYRNQNKEYFDQAREVHGNHMLPAVKDNSGSHGSPISGKLKGLYFSCNTEFNTGKPPQDSPYGRTRFEIQAEALFNPKTNLYFGDFYCMYTAYHYVILVLAPQGSPGDDFCKARLQALDVTNNHFLTCTVDEEAGDGALVFRHAQDVILEVIYTEPVDLALGTVAEISGHQLMSLSTVNAKKDPSCKTCNISVGR, translated from the exons GCAATAAATCACAGGACAGCGGCATCGTAGAGATGGAGGAGCTTCCTGTCCCTCAGAACATCAAGATCAGCAACATCACATGTGACTCCTTCAAGATTTGCTGGGACATGGAGCCCCGGGTCAAGGAGCGCATCACTCACTACTTCATCGACCTCAACAAGAAAGAGAACAAGAACTCCAACAAGTTCAAACACAAG GATGTCCCCACCAAGCTAGTGGCGAAGGCAGTGCCTCTGCCCATGACAGTGAGGGGTCACTGGTTCCTCAGCCCGCGTACGGAGTACACCGTGGCCGTCCAGACTGCCTCCAAACAGAGTGACGGAGACTACGCCGTGTCAGAGTGGAGCGAGATCATCGACTTCACCACCGCCG ATTATTCCACGGTGCATCTAACCCAGCTGCTGGAGAAGGCTAAGGTCATCGCAGGCAGGATGCTGCGCTTCTCTGTGTTCTACAGGAATCAAAACAAAGAGTACTTTGACCAGGCCAG GGAGGTGCATGGGAACCACATGCTGCCAGCTGTGAAGGACAACAGTGGAAGTCATGGCTCACCTATCAGCGGGAAGCTGAAGGGCCTCTACTTCAGCTGCAACACAGAGTTCAACACAGGCAAGCCCCCCCAGGACTCCCCCTACGGCCGCACACGCTTCGAGATCCAGGCCGAGGCCCTGTTCAACCCCAAAACTAACCTCTACTTCGGGGACTTCTACTGCATGTACACAGCCTACCACTACGTCATCCTAGTGTTGGCCCCACAGGGCTCGCCCGGCGATGACTTCTGTAAGGCAAGGCTGCAAGCGCTCGACGTCACCAACAACCACTTCCTGACTTGCACGGTGGACGAGGAGGCGGGCGACGGGGCGCTGGTTTTCCGGCACGCCCAGGATGTGATCCTGGAGGTGATCTACACAGAGCCCGTGGACCTGGCGCTGGGCACGGTGGCAGAGATCAGCGGGCACCAGCTCATGAGCCTGTCTACCGTCAATGCTAAGAAGGACCCCAGTTGCAAGACCTGCAACATCAGCGTGGGACGCTAG